A stretch of Schistocerca nitens isolate TAMUIC-IGC-003100 chromosome 6, iqSchNite1.1, whole genome shotgun sequence DNA encodes these proteins:
- the LOC126263687 gene encoding uncharacterized protein LOC126263687, with amino-acid sequence MSSLFYWYCFDSAVTRRVLKYRRTRRLWIHPINSDRHLGEFFSLHEELKNYPEKFYSYYRMNHNTFQYVLQNIQDKISKQNTNFRRSITAEEKLCITIRYLSTGISFHALASSFRLGVSTVSVLVKDVCMAIWESLAPIHLPTPTVSRFKEIASEMHTRWGFPNCVGCIDGKHIRVQCPKLSGSMFYNYKQYYSIVLQAVADANYKFIAVDVGAYGKQSDAGVFKESMLYKKLTNGELLLPPPTRLEGMCQELPYVILGDEAYPLLENLMRPFPRRNLDNEKILYNDMHSRARKVVECAFGIMTNKWRLLRKEIETSVDVADHIVKCICLLHNIVIDREGCNVEAEKFCNNADMQTAGATFNRNSTLRSKTVRNTFVEYFVKNAT; translated from the exons atgtcttcactcttttattggtattgttttgactctgcagttactcgtcgagttttgaagtacagaagaactaggaggttatggattcatcccataaatagcgacagacatttaggagagtttttttctttacatgaagaacttaaaaactatcctgaaaaattttattcatattacagaatgaatcataatacatttcagtatgtgctgcagaacattcaagacaaaatttcgaaacagaacacaaattttcgcagaagtataacagcagaagaaaaattgtgtataacgataag gtatctgtccactggcatctcctttcatgcactagcatcgtcattccgattaggagtgtccaccgtatcagtgttggtgaaagacgtttgtatggccatatgggagtcacttgcccccattcatttaccaacgccaactgtttctcgatttaaagaaattgccagtgaaatgcatacgagatggggatttccaaactgtgttggatgtatagacgggaagcacatacgtgtccaatgtcctaaactttctggcagcatgttttacaattacaaacagtattattcgattgtactccaagcagttgctgatgcaaattacaaatttatagctgtggatgttggtgcctacggtaaacagtctgatgcaggcgtgtttaaagaaagtatgttatataagaaacttacaaatggggagctgttattaccgccaccaacaagacttgaaggaatgtgtcaggaactaccgtacgtcattttgggagatgaagcttaccccttattagagaatttgatgagaccttttcctcgcagaaatttggacaacgagaagattctatacaatgatatgcattccagagcaagaaaagttgttgaatgtgcatttggtataatgaccaataaatggagactactgaggaaggaaattgaaacatccgttgacgtagctgatcacatagtcaagtgcatttgtctacttcataatattgtcattgacagagaaggatgcaatgttgaagctgaaaagttttgtaacaatgctgatatgcagacagctggtgccacattcaacagaaattccacattacgttcgaaaactgtcaggaacacttttgttgaatatttcgttaaaaatgcaacttaa